One genomic window of Manihot esculenta cultivar AM560-2 chromosome 16, M.esculenta_v8, whole genome shotgun sequence includes the following:
- the LOC110602920 gene encoding uncharacterized protein LOC110602920 translates to MPRGGSDKPSQDIGWNFATPTGKKGEMTCNFCGKKITGGITRLKQHLANIPGQVAGCQKVSAQVKKDMGNMLRGFEAAKRDKAKRARELEDEIMKMTEVEGSDSDEEDIELEIARRESMRQFDEDTYRRRASHYESGGSSHQAPPRSGISRSATVRERGREASRYIEQTSTPASRLAAAEIEIEKNRSLKQPKIKTKWLKSQKEKLLKAFGNFVIHNRLPFSVVESPWTKPLLRTAAEVGPNVSPPSAYEISEVYLKNEYKEMKKYIASFEGMWNERGVTIMCDGWSGPTRMSIINFLVYSPRGTVFHKSIDASNVERKDGEYYFKIMKEVVEEIGPSKIVQVVTDNEAAIKSGGKKLMEKFPNLYWTACSAHCIDLILEDFGKRKNIKTVIEQGKVITQFIYNHNWVVNYMKKFTDGRDIIRPGITRFATNFIALESLLRCRTGLRNMFESEQWIGSKYGQATSGPAYEAKKIVLSLDREGRNFWEKAEQIMKIQEPLLKVLRLVDGDEKPTMGFIYEAMERAKLAIKQNSRSYIDYWKIIDARWNFQLHHDLHAAGYFLNPQYQYGPHDIGNDSEIMAGLKNVIQRLESDLVNQANALNQTQLYKHKMESFGSALAQKAIKFTDPAEWWIHYGESAPELQRIAVRVLSQTTSASNCERNWSTFSLIHTKTRNRLRYQKLHALVFVHYNMRLKLRNLSRKSQNELEKSYNPINLDYIFEEDDPLNPWLEEREDPVLDGEENPWLEEDEPAPSQSQQVNAPTHGHNIGGSGDAEPEDSFILSSSSDDDDGGSGQGGRGEGRGATSSLQSHDDPSSYQRHSPSPSPSPAPAPAPTLQHTYHRSRGSGGSSDKGKGVAHGECSMDADNYGYGTYGASESSMEATSTSDYGYRGNFQWEYSNPYPYQPPPSYSDLSLSEQSFSHTQTQSNPSDQFGMGSFFSFDPSQYYQYHQDQSSQSQDEGGGSTQEPARRSFWW, encoded by the exons ATGCCGAGAGGGGGATCTGATAAACCAAGTCAAGATATTGGATGGAATTTTGCCACTCCTACAGGAAAAAAAGGAGAAATGACGTGTAATTTTTGTGGTAAAAAAATAACTGGGGGGATAACTCGTTTGAAGCAGCATTTGGCAAATATACCAGGGCAAGTTGCTGGTTGTCAAAAAGTTTCTGCTCAAGTAAAAAAAGATATGGGAAATATGTTGAGGGGTTTTGAAGCTGCAAAAAGAGATAAAGCAAAGAGGGCAAGGGAGTTGGAAGATGAAATCATGAAGATGACAGAAGTTGAGGGTTCAGATTCAGACGAAGAAGATATTGAACTAGAAATTGCTAGACGTGAAAGCATGCGGCAGTTTGACGAAGATACTTATAGAAGGAGAGCTTCTCATTATGAAAGTGGTGGGAGTAGCCATCAAGCTCCTCCTCGCTCGGGAATTAGTCGTTCAGCGACCGTTCGTGAAAGAGGTAGAGAAGCATCAAGATATATTGAGCAAACATCAACACCTGCTTCTAGATTAGCAGCAGCTGAAATTGAAATAGAAAAGAACAGAAGTCTGAAACAACCAAAGATTAAAACCAAATGGCTTAAGTCACAGAAAGAAAAGTTACTTAAAGCCTTTGGTAATTTTGTTATCCACAACAGATTACCTTTCAGTGTGGTTGAGTCACCATGGACAAAGCCATTACTCAGAACGGCCGCTGAAGTGGGACCTAATGTATCACCACCTTCAGCATATGAGATCTCTGAAgtatatttgaaaaatgaatACAAAGAAATGAAGAAATATATTGCTTCATTTGAGGGCATGTGGAACGAAAGAGGAGTTACCATTATGTGTGATGGATGGAGCGGACCAACCAGAAtgagtataattaattttctagTCTACTCTCCTCGTGGAACAGTGTTCCATAAATCCATAGATGCAAGTAATGTTGAGCGAAAAGATGGAGAATATTACTTCAAGATCATGAAGGAAGTGGTTGAAGAAATTGGCCCAAGCAAAATTGTCCAAGTGGTGACTGATAATGAAGCTGCTATTAAATCTGGTGGCAAAAAGTTGATGGAGAAGTTTCCAAATTTGTATTGGACAGCATGCAGTGCACATtgcattgatttaattttagaagATTTTGGAAAGAGGAAGAATATAAAGACCGTCATTGAGCAAGGAAAAGTTATCACCCAATTTATTTACAATCATAATTGGGTGGTAAATTACATGAAGAAATTCACTGATGGTCGAGATATAATTCGCCCCGGGATTACTAGATTTGCAACTAATTTTATTGCATTGGAGAGTCTTCTTCGATGTAGAACGGGGTTAAGAAATATGTTTGAATCCGAGCAATggataggaagtaaatatggcCAGGCTACCAGTGGACCAGCTTATGAAGCTAAGAAAATTGTTCTTAGCTTGGATAGAGAGGGAAGAAATTTTTGGGAGAAAGCCGAGCAAATTATGAAAATTCAAGAGCCATTGCTTAAAGTGTTGAGATTAGTGGATGGTGACGAAAAACCAACAATGGGATTTATATATGAAGCAATGGAACGAGCAAAGTTGGCCATTAAGCAAAATTCCAGAAGTTACATAGACTACTGGAAAATTATTGATGCTCGTTGGAATTTTCAATTACATCATGATTTGCATGCGGCTG GATATTTTTTGAATCCTCAATATCAGTATGGTCCACACGATATTGGAAATGATAGTGAAATTATGGCAGGCCTTAAAAATGTTATTCAAAGGCTAGAGAGTGATTTGGTAAATCAAGCCAATGCATTGAACCAA ACACAACTTTATAAGCATAAAATGGAGAGTTTTGGATCCGCCTTAGCACAAAAAGCCATTAAATTCACTGATCCAG CTGAATGGTGGATACATTATGGTGAAAGTGCTCCTGAACTACAGAGAATTGCAGTAAGAGTGTTGAGTCAAACCACTTCTGCATCTAATTGTGAAAGAAATTGGAGCACTTTTTCACTTATACATACAAAGACGAGGAACAGATTACGGtatcaaaaattgcatgcactCGTCTTTGTTCACTACAATATGCGGCTGAAGTTGAGAAATTTGAGCAGAAAGAGTCAGAATGAGCTAGAAAAGAGTTATAATCCAATTAATTTGGATTACATTTTCGAGGAAGATGATCCACTAAATCCTTGGTTGGAGGAAAGGGAAGATCCTGTACTtgatggtgaagaaaatccttgGCTAGAGGAGGATGAGCCCGCTCCATCACAATCACAACAAGTTAATGCTCCAACTCATGGACATAATATTGGAGGCAGTGGTGATGCTGAACCTGAAGATTCTTTTATACTATCTAGTTCcagtgatgatgatgatggtggTAGTGGTCAGGGTGGAAGAGGTGAAGGTCGTGGAGCTACTAGTTCATTACAATCACATGATGATCCCTCTTCATATCAGAGGCATAGTCCATCTCCATCTCCATCTCCAGCTCCAGCTCCAGCTCCAACTTTGCAACATACATATCACAGATCCCGTGGTTCTGGTGGTAGCAGTGATAAGGGAAAAGGTGTTGCACATGGAGAGTGTTCTATGGATGCAGATAATTATGGATATGGGACTTATGGTGCAAGTGAATCTTCAATGGAAGCAACCTCTACTAGTGATTATGGATATAGAGGAAATTTTCAATGGGAATACTCAAATCCATATCCATATCAGCCTCCTCCATCGTATTCTGATTTATCTTTGTCAGAGCAATCATTCTCCCACACTCAAACCCAGTCCAATCCTAGTGATCAATTTGGTATGGGTTCATTCTTCAGCTTTGATCCATCACAATACTATCAATATCATCAAGATCAAAGCTCTCAATCACAAGATGAAGGTGGTGGATCTACTCAAGAACCTGCTAGACGCTCATTCTGGTGGTAA
- the LOC110602919 gene encoding subtilisin-like protease SBT2.2, producing MAGIWVHLVVVLSLGLFMGILCLNDSDSLSADVYIVTLKQAPASHYYGEFRMETNVFKHGSTDTRNKLHRPRNNSSSHLNTGSYIAQVHDSLLRRVLRGEKYLKLYSYHYLINGFAVLVTSQQADKLSRRREVANVVLDFSVRTATTHTPQFLGLPQGAWVKEGGYATAGEGIVIGFVDTGIDPNHPSFADDVSENSYTVPGHFSGICEVTRDFPSGSCNRKLIAARHFAASAITRGIFNTSQDYASPFDGDGHGTHTASVAAGNHGIPVIVAGNHFGNASGMAPHSHIAVYKALYKRFGGFAADVVAAIDQAAQDGVDIISLSITPNRRPPGLATFFNPIDMALLSAVKAGIFVVQAAGNTGPSPKSMSSFSPWIFTVGAASHDRVYTNSIVLGNNVTIPGVGLAPGTNNGTMYTLISALHALNNETTIANDMYAGECQDSSNLNQDLVQGNLLICSYSVRFVLGLSTIKQALQAAKNLSAAGVVFYMDSTVVGFRLNPIPMRMSGIIVPSPDDSKILLKYYNSSLDRDEFTGKITRFRAIARISGGVKANYNSSSPVIMFYSARGPDPEDSLLDDADILKPNLVAPGNFIWAAWSSLGTESVEFQGENFALMSGTSMAAPHVAGLAALVKQKFPSFSPSAVASALSTTASLHDKNGGPIKAQRAYANPDQNQTPATPFDMGSGFVNATAALDPGLIFDSSFDDYMLFLCGINGSGPVIFNYTGQNCLTYNSTINGTDLNLPTVTIAKLDKCRTVKRTVVNVAGNETYSVSWSAPYGVSMKVIPARFSIASGEKQVLYIMFNATMNSSTASFGRIGIYGNQGHVLNIPLAVILKITYNTTNG from the exons ATGGCAGGCATTTGGGTGCATTTAGTGGTAGTTCTTTCCTTGGGGTTGTTTATGGGCATTTTGTGTCTGAATGATTCTGATAGTTTAAGTGCAGATGTGTACATTGTGACCCTTAAACAAGCTCCTGCTTCTCACTACTATGGAGAATTCAGAATGGAAACTAACGTGTTCAAGCATGGTTCCACTGATACTCGAAACAAACTGCACAGACCAAG GAATAATTCGAGTTCTCATCTGAATACTGGTTCTTATATAGCTCAAGTTCATGATTCATTATTGAGGAGGGTGCTAAGGGGAGAGAAATATCTGAAGCTATACAGTTATCACTACTTGATCAATGGATTTGCTGTTCTTGTTACCTCACAGCAG GCGGACAAGCTTTCCAGGAGAAGAGAAGTGGCAAATGTGGTTCTGGATTTTTCTGTTAGAACAGCAACCACCCATACACCACAGTTCTTGGGTTTGCCACAGGGAGCATGGGTCAAGGAAGGTGGATATGCAACTGCTGGTGAAGGAATTGTGATTGGTTTCGTCGATACTGGCATTGATCCAAATCATCCTAGCTTTGCTGATGATGTATCTGAGAACTCATATACAGTGCCTGGTCATTTTTCTGGTATTTGTGAGGTTACTCGAGATTTCCCCTCTGGTTCATGCAATAGGAAGCTTATTGCAGCCCGCCATTTTGCAGCTTCAGCTATCACCAGGGGAATTTTCAATACTAGTCAGGATTATGCTTCACCTTTTGATGGTGATGGCCATGGCAC GCATACTGCCTCTGTTGCTGCAGGAAACCATGGGATTCCAGTGATTGTTGCTGGCAATCACTTTGGAAATGCGAGTGGAATGGCGCCTCATTCACA TATTGCTGTATACAAGGCATTGTACAAGAGGTTTGGAGGCTTTGCTGCTGATGTTGTTGCTGCAATAGACCAG GCAGCTCAGGATGGGGTTGATATTATAAGTTTATCAATCACTCCCAACAGGCGCCCTCCTGGTCTTGCAACATTTTTTAATCCCATAGACATGGCTCTGCTCTCAGCAGTGAAGGCTGGCATTTTTGTTGTGCAAGCAGCAGGCAATACTGGGCCATCACCCAAGAGCATGTCTTCCTTCAGTCCGTGGATTTTCACTGTTGGTGCTGCTTCTCATGACAGAGTGTATACTAACTCTATAGTGCTTGGCAACAATGTAACTATTCCTGGAGTTGGGCTTGCAC CGGGTACGAATAATGGTACTATGTACACACTGATATCTGCACTTCATGCTTTAAACAATGAGACAACAATTGCCAATGACATGTATGCGGGTGAATGCCAAGATTCCAGCAACTTGAACCAGGATCTAGTCCAAGGGAACCTCTTGATATGTagttattcagttcgatttgtgCTTGGACTCTCCACCATTAAACAAGCCTTACAAGCAGCCAAAAACCTCAGTGCTGCTGGTGTTGTGTTCTACATGGATTCTACTGTGGTTGGCTTTCGGCTTAATCCAATTCCAATGAGGATGTCTGGCATAATAGTTCCATCTCCTGATGATTCCAAG ATTTTACTTAAATACTACAATTCTTCTTTGGATAGAGATGAATTCACAGGGAAAATTACTAGATTTCGGGCAATTGCAAGAATTTCAGGTGGAGTAAAAGCTAACTACAATAGTTCTTCTCCTGTAATTATGTTCTACTCTGCTAGAGGACCAGATCCAGAAGACAGTCTTCTTGATGATGCTGACATTTTAAAACCAAACCTCGTAGCTCCTGGAAATTTTATATGGGCAGCTTGGAGTTCTCTTGGAACTGAATCAGTAGAATTTCAAG GTGAAAACTTTGCATTGATGTCTGGAACAAGCATGGCTGCTCCTCATGTTGCTGGACTTGCTGCATTGGTTAAGCAAAAGTTCCCCAGTTTCAGCCCTTCAGCAGTAGCCTCAGCACTCTCCACAACAGCTTCTTTGCATGATAAGAATGGTGGGCCAATAAAAGCTCAACGTGCTTATGCCAACCCAGATCAAAATCAGACTCCGGCAACACCATTCGATATGGGCAGTGGTTTTGTAAATGCAACAGCAGCTCTAGATCCGGGTCTGATTTTCGATTCCA GTTTCGATGACTATATGTTGTTTCTTTGTGGCATTAATGGATCTGGTCCTGTGATCTTCAACTATACAGGCCAAAATTGTTTGACTTATAATTCAACCATCAATGGCACTGACCTAAACTTGCCCACAGTCACCATTGCTAAGCTAGACAAATGTAGAACTGTTAAAAGAACAGTGGTTAATGTTGCCGGTAACGAGACTTATAGTGTCAGTTGGAGCGCACCGTACGGGGTGTCAATGAAGGTGATTCCGGCTCGCTTCTCCATTGCCAGTGGAGAGAAACAGGTCCTATATATAATGTTCAATGCAACTATGAACAGCTCTACTGCCAGCTTTGGAAGGATTGGAATTTATGGAAATCAAGGTCATGTTCTCAACATTCCATTGGCAGTGATTCTTAAAATCACATATAACACCACTAATGGCTGA